A genomic region of Mesobacillus jeotgali contains the following coding sequences:
- a CDS encoding N-acetylmuramoyl-L-alanine amidase, with translation MKLYLDPGHGGTDPGAQGNGLREKDLTLDIARRIRSILIDSYQNINVMMSRTSDITKSLNQRTDEANAWGADFYMSIHINAFNGTAQGYEDYIHSSLSDSSATARYRDIIHAEVVKLNQLNDRGKKKADFHVLRESAMDAMLSENGFIDNAHDAALMKQASWRQNVAQGHANGIARAFNLTPKPKDDRGTLYKVIAGSFKERENADDRVSFLQSKGIESFVVKSTISGETWYRVQAGAFSSRENAESRVREIEDKGIDAFIITD, from the coding sequence ATGAAGCTTTATTTAGATCCCGGCCATGGAGGTACGGATCCTGGCGCTCAGGGGAACGGACTCCGGGAAAAGGACCTGACTTTGGATATTGCACGCAGAATTCGCTCCATCCTAATCGATAGTTATCAAAATATCAATGTGATGATGAGCAGGACAAGCGATATTACAAAAAGCTTGAACCAACGGACAGATGAGGCAAATGCCTGGGGTGCTGATTTTTACATGTCGATTCACATCAACGCTTTTAACGGTACTGCTCAGGGATATGAGGATTATATCCATAGCAGCTTATCCGATAGCTCCGCTACTGCAAGATACCGTGACATCATACACGCCGAAGTGGTGAAATTGAACCAGCTTAACGACCGCGGCAAGAAAAAAGCTGATTTCCACGTCCTGCGCGAATCGGCCATGGATGCAATGCTTTCCGAAAACGGCTTTATCGACAATGCCCATGATGCCGCACTGATGAAGCAGGCGTCCTGGCGTCAGAATGTTGCCCAGGGCCATGCAAATGGGATAGCAAGAGCATTCAATCTTACGCCAAAACCAAAAGATGACCGGGGAACGCTTTATAAAGTGATTGCCGGCTCTTTTAAGGAAAGAGAAAATGCAGATGATCGTGTATCGTTCCTTCAGTCAAAAGGCATTGAGAGCTTCGTCGTGAAGTCAACGATCTCCGGCGAAACCTGGTACCGTGTACAAGCTGGTGCTTTTTCTAGCCGCGAGAATGCGGAATCCCGAGTCCGGGAAATTGAAGATAAAGGCATCGATGCGTTTATCATAACTGATTAA
- the pepF gene encoding oligoendopeptidase F yields the protein MAKKSNERLKRQEVDEKQTWDLTALFKTKSDWENELKAVKEDLSEVTKYKGKLGNSAGELLGCLEAKEKLLERFNLVSMYANLRQSVDHTDPERQKDGAKASDAQSTVNSELAFVETEIIKLPEGKLDQFLKEEPGLDPYKKYLNDLEDRKPHALGEETEETLAALGSLISSPYNIYNRGKLSDMQFDPFIDDEGNEIPLSFALYAGKYASSPSATVRRNSYETFNKALNQYKHTFAATYATQVNQEVAMARLRNYDSVTDMLLHDQQVTREMYDNQLDIIQEELAPHMRRYAKLKKRVLGLDKMTNADLKAPLDPDYKIQTSYDEAAETVQEALEIMGPEYSEMIKTALSERWVDYADNVGKSTGAFCSSPYGAHPYVLMTWPDTMRGAFTLAHELGHAGHFYLAGKNQRMVNTRPSRYFIEAPSTMNEMLLGNHLLSNTEDKRKRRWIILQLLGTYYHNFVTHLLEGELQRRVYKLAEEGEPLTADLLSRLKLEVLENFWGDSVELDAGAGLTWMHQPHYYMGLYPYTYSAGLTVSTLVSKRILDEGKPAVENWLDVLRAGGTLEPLDLIKKAGVDMSKPEPVREAVAYVGELITELEASFEE from the coding sequence ATGGCAAAAAAATCGAATGAGAGATTGAAACGACAAGAAGTGGATGAAAAGCAGACATGGGATTTAACTGCTCTTTTTAAAACGAAAAGTGACTGGGAAAATGAGCTGAAGGCGGTCAAAGAGGACTTGTCCGAAGTGACTAAATATAAGGGGAAGCTTGGCAATAGTGCAGGTGAGCTGCTGGGATGTCTTGAGGCCAAGGAGAAGCTGTTGGAACGTTTCAACCTTGTGTCAATGTACGCCAATCTGCGGCAATCGGTCGATCATACCGATCCGGAAAGACAGAAGGATGGTGCTAAGGCAAGTGATGCTCAGTCAACTGTCAATTCGGAGCTGGCGTTTGTAGAGACGGAAATCATCAAGCTTCCGGAGGGGAAGTTAGATCAATTTTTAAAAGAGGAGCCCGGATTGGATCCTTATAAGAAGTATCTGAATGATTTAGAGGATCGCAAGCCTCATGCACTCGGAGAGGAAACAGAGGAAACACTTGCAGCTCTTGGGTCACTGATCAGTTCCCCATACAATATCTACAACCGAGGGAAATTGTCTGATATGCAGTTTGATCCTTTTATCGATGACGAGGGAAATGAAATCCCATTATCATTTGCATTGTACGCGGGGAAATATGCCTCTTCACCGTCAGCAACCGTGCGCCGCAATTCATATGAAACTTTTAACAAGGCATTGAACCAATACAAGCATACTTTTGCGGCAACTTACGCGACCCAGGTAAATCAGGAGGTGGCAATGGCCCGGCTGAGGAACTATGATTCTGTCACCGATATGCTGCTGCATGATCAGCAGGTCACCCGGGAGATGTACGATAATCAGCTGGATATCATCCAGGAAGAGCTGGCTCCTCATATGAGGCGTTATGCTAAATTAAAAAAACGCGTTTTAGGTCTGGATAAGATGACGAATGCCGACCTTAAAGCGCCTCTGGATCCTGATTATAAAATACAGACTAGCTATGATGAGGCAGCTGAAACGGTCCAGGAAGCACTCGAAATCATGGGGCCGGAGTACAGCGAGATGATCAAGACGGCGCTGTCCGAGAGATGGGTTGACTATGCTGATAATGTTGGGAAGAGCACGGGTGCTTTTTGCTCAAGCCCATATGGAGCACATCCCTACGTCCTGATGACATGGCCGGATACGATGCGCGGTGCGTTTACGCTTGCCCATGAACTAGGGCATGCAGGACATTTTTACCTGGCAGGAAAGAATCAGCGAATGGTCAACACTCGTCCTTCGAGGTACTTTATCGAGGCGCCATCAACGATGAATGAGATGCTACTCGGGAACCACTTACTGTCAAATACAGAGGACAAGCGGAAAAGACGCTGGATCATCCTCCAGCTTTTAGGGACGTATTATCATAATTTTGTGACCCATCTGCTTGAAGGCGAGCTTCAGCGCAGAGTTTATAAACTGGCTGAAGAAGGGGAGCCATTGACTGCAGACTTATTGTCCAGGTTAAAGCTGGAGGTCCTTGAAAACTTCTGGGGAGACTCCGTCGAGCTGGATGCTGGTGCTGGTCTGACCTGGATGCACCAGCCGCACTACTATATGGGCTTGTATCCGTATACGTATTCGGCTGGATTGACAGTCTCGACGCTGGTTTCAAAACGAATCCTTGACGAAGGCAAGCCGGCAGTGGAAAACTGGCTCGACGTATTGAGGGCCGGCGGGACGTTGGAGCCTTTGGACTTAATCAAAAAAGCAGGAGTCGACATGTCCAAGCCTGAGCCTGTCCGCGAGGCTGTTGCCTATGTAGGTGAACTGATCACGGAGCTGGAAGCAAGTTTTGAAGAATAA